CATGCAGGCACAGTTCGTCGCGCTGATGGCAGTGGCGGAAGGCACCAGCGTCATCACCGAGACCGTATTCGAAAGTCGGTTCATGCATGTGGAAGAATTGCGCCGCATGGGCGCCGATATTCGGGTCGAGGGTAATCGTGTGATCGTGACGGGGAAAGAACGTTTGACCGGGGCTCCGGTGATGGCTTCGGACCTGCGGGCCAGCGCGGGATTGATCCTAGCCGGCTTGGCGGCGGAGGGGACCACCGAGGTGTCACGGGTCTATCATTTGGATCGGGGCTACGAGCGGTTGGAGGAAAAGCTGCAGGCACTCGGCGCCCGCGTAGAGCGAAGAAAGGGGAAGTGAGCGTGAAGGGACGGAAGCCCGAGCCACCATCATCGGAAGGGATTACGATTGCGCTGTCGAAGGGCAAGTTGTTGGACCCCGTCCTGCAGCTGTTCGAGGCGGCTGGGTATCGGAGCCCAGGGCTCTCGACAGAGAGCCGGAAGCTGGTGTTTGCCTGTCCAGACAAGAACGCGACTCTACTGATCGTGCGACCGACGGATGTTCCGACCTACGTCGAGCACGGTGCCGCGGACGTGGGGGTTGTGGGCAAGGACGTGCTGTTGGAGCAGGAGAGCGACGTCTACGAGCCGTTGGATTTGCATGTCGGAGCGTGTAGAATCGCCGTCGCCGCCCTCCAGGGCACGGCTTCGCGGGACGGCTGGTCGTCCAAAATCCGTGTCGCGACGAAGTACCCGAAGATTACCGAACGGTACTTCAACCAGCGGGGCGTGCCGGTCGAAATCGTCAAATTGTACGGCTCGATCGAACTGGCGCCTATCGTGGGATTGGCCGATCGTATCGTGGACCTGGTCGAGACCGGGAGCACCCTGCGGGCCCATAACCTGGCGGAAGTCGAGGTCATCACGCACTCGACGGCCCGATTGATCGTCAATCGAGCCAGCCTGAAATTGAAGCACGGGCCGCTGACGGAGTTGATCGAACGTTTACGGGTTTCCGTCGCCGCAGCCAACAATGGGCGTCGCGCAGCACACCGTTCATAGAGGATTACGTGGGAACTGAGTTGCCGATCATCTCGAACAGCGACCGAGGATTTGCCACGGCGCTCCGTAAGATCGTGAACCGGTCGAGGTCCCAGAGCGCCACGGTCGAAAAGAGCGTCCGCACCATTTTGCAGGCCGTGGAACGCGGAGGCGATCGGGCGGTGCTCCGCTACACCAAGAAGTTCGATCGTCTCACGCTGAAGCCCGAGCAGATGCGGGTGACAGCGGATGAGATCAAAGATGCCTACTACCATATCCGAAAGGATGAGGGCGATGCGTTGCGGTATGCGGCGGAGCGCATCATCCAATTTCATGAGCGCCAGCGCAGCAAGACGTGGATGTACCAGGAACAGTCCGCCACCTTGGGGCAGGTCATTACGCCCATGGATGCGGTCGGGGTCTATGTGCCGGGTGGAAAGGCCGTCTATCCGTCCTCCGTGCTGATGTGCGCCATTCCCGCGAAGGTGGCGGGAGTACGGCGCGTCGTGATGTGCACCCCGACGCCGCAAGGCAGCATTAATCCCTATCTGCTTGTGGCCGCCGACATCGCGGGCGTCGATGAGATTTATCGGGTCGGTGGAGTGCAGGCGGTGGGAGCTATGGCATTTGGGACCAAGACCGTCGCCAAGGTGGACAAGATCGTCGGGCCGGGAAATATTTTCGTGGCTACGGCCAAGCGTCTGCTCTACGGAACGGTCGGCATCGATATGGTGGCTGGGCCAAGCGAACTTCTCGTCGTCGCCGATGGCGCGGCTGATCCTGCGCATGTGGCGGCCGATCTCCTCTGCGAGGCCGAGCATGACGAAGATGCGCAGGTGTATCTCGTAACCACCTCGATGACGCTCGCCAAGGAAGCCGTGAAATTAATCGGCGCCCAGTTGAAAGGGCTACAGCGGGAAAAGATTGCATCCAAGTCGATCGCCAGACATTTCGTGGCTCTGGTGGTTACCACCATGGATGAGGCTATCGAGGTGGCGAATGCGGTGGCGCCGGAACACCTGACCTTGTCCGTGGATCGGCCGTTTGACTATCTCGAACAGATCCGTCATGCCGGTGCCTTGTTTCTTGGACGGTACACGCCGCCGGCCGTCGCCGATTACGTGGCGGGACCCAACCACGTGTTGCCGACGGGAGCGACGGCGCGATTCTTTTCGCCCCTCTCGGTCAACGACTACGTGAAGGTGAGCAATATCGTGCATTACACGAAGGACGAATTGAGGAAGGCCAAGGATCACATCGTCCGGCTGGCGCACATCGAGGGATTTGATGCGCACGCCAAGTCGGCCCAAAGCAGGTTTTCATGAAGAAGAACGGTTCCGCTTCCCGACAAGCCGCTGTTCACCGTGCGACCAAAGAAACCGACATCCGCGTCGAGTGGAAACTCGACGGCAATGGGCGTGGCAAGGTCGACACCGGCATCCGTTTCATGGACCACATGTTGGAGTTATTGGCCAAGCACGGGTTCTTTGATTTGACCGTGCAGGCCAAAGGGGATCTCGATATTGACGAACACCACACGGTTGAGGATGTCGGGATCGTGATGGGGAAGGCATTGCATCAGGCCTTGGGGGAAAAAGGGGGCATCAAGCGATTCGGTTTCGCTTCGGCGCCGCTCGACGAGACTTTGGCCCAAATCACGGTCGACCTCAGCGGCCGTCCGTTTCTCGTCTATAACGTAGCGTTGCCGGACCGGAAGATCAAAGCCTTCGACCTCGGACTCTTCGAGGATTTTTTTCAGGCCTTTGTGACCCATGGGGGACTGAATTTGCATGTCAATCTGCTCTACGGCCGAAATCCGCACCACATCATGGAAGCCATCTTCAAGGGCTTGGCCAAGGCGTTGGACCAGGCCACGACGGTGGAGGATCGCTTGGCCGGGCATGTCTTGTCGACCAAAGGTCAGCTCTAATCCCCACCTCGTATTTGTCGTCCAGGACCGATCATGATCGCCATCATCGATTACGGCATGGGGAACCTGCGCAGTGTGCACAACGCCTTCGTCGCGGCGGGATGCCGTGCCGTGGTGACGCGCGATCCTCGGGTGATCGCCGATGCGGCGAAGGTGGTGTTGCCGGGTGTCGGCGCCTTCGGCGACTGTATGGCGAATCTGGAACAGTATGATCTCATTGATCCTATCCGCCGGGCCGTGGCGTCGGGTAAACCGTTCTTAGGTATCTGTCTTGGGCTGCAAGTCCTCTTCACTGAAAGCGAGGAGTTCGGCTTGCATAAGGGGCTCGATATCATCCCGGGTCGTGTAAAGCGATTTGAGTTCAAAACCGGACAACCAGCCGGCTTGAAAATTCCGCACATGGGATGGAACAGCATCGAGATCGTGAAACCGGCGCCGTTGTTCGCAGGCGTGCCCTCGGGTAGTCATTGTTATTTTGTGCATTCCTACTATGTGGAGCCGACCGACCAAACCGTGGTTGCGAGCACGACCGATTACGGTGGGCGATTTGCCTCCGCCGTGTCGAGGGAAAATCTCGTTGCTTGCCAATTTCACCCGGAAAAGAGTCAGTCGGTGGGCCTGCAGTTGATTAAGAATTTCGGAGGCTGGGCGGCATGACTCCTCTATTGCGGATAGGGGTGCTTGGGCTGGCGCTGACACTTGTCACCGGCTGCAGCGGAGCCAAGGTCACGTCGAAAGCCGCACCGCAGCTTCCCCAATATCGGGTTCACAAGGTCGTGCTGATCCCGTTTGACACGCTCTCGACGCCGCAGGTGTTGGATCTCAACGGTCCGGCCTTTCCGGTCCCATCCGGCGCCAGGCGTTCGGAGATGTCGGTGGGGGTGCCTGCGACGACCGACCGATTCGACCGACCGACTCATCTGGTACCTCCGGATGCCGGCGAGAAAATCACAGACCTCATGTGGGCGAAACTCAAATCGAAACCTGGTTTGGAGATCCTGTCGCCCTCGGAGGCCAGCCGTGCTGCCAGGGATCTCGCCATCAACGAGACCGGTCGTGTCGCAGCTGCCCATAAGATCGCCCAGCGGCTATCCGCTGATGGTGCCTTGGTCGGCAAGGTGTTGGTCTTTCAGGAGCGAGTGGGAAGCCGGCTGGGAGCAAATCCTCCCGCCGCTGTGGGATTCGAAGTACGTTTGGTGGCGTCCGACGGGGCGGTGCTTTGGGAAGGCAATTATTACGAGAAGCAGCGGCCCATGACCGAGGATTTCGTCGGGTTCATCCAACGTCACGGCGTGTTTGTCACGGCGGATGAGTTGGCGGCCTATGGAGCCGCCGAGTTGGCCGAGGAGTTTCCGTACGGGACCGCTCAGTGAGTTGTTGAATCGGGTTTGAGGGAGGAGGGCGATGGTAATCATCCCTGCGATTGATTTGAAGGATGGCCGGTGCGTACGGTTGCGGCAAGGCGATATGGCCGCCGAAACCGTGTACTCGTCGGACGTACCTTCGGTGGCTCGTGGGTGGCAGCGTCAGGGTGCGACGATCATCCACGTGGTGGACCTGAACGGCGCGGTCGACGGGGAACCGCGCAACCTTCCGCAGATCCAAGAGGTTTTGGCGACGGTTAGCGTGAAGGTGCAAGTGGGCGGCGGGATCAGGTCCATCGACACGGTGCGACGGTATTTGACGGCAGGGGTGTCCCGGGTGGTGCTGGGTACCGCGGCCCTAACGGACCGCAAATTCCTCGAGCTGGCCTGCGATGAATTCCCGCGTCGGATCCTTCTCGGGTTGGACGCCAAGGATGGTCTCGTTGCCGTGAAGGGATGGACGAGTGTCTCACAAACCAAAGCCGTGGATCTGTTGAAGGATCTGGCTGGCTATGCTTTGGGAGCGGTGATCTACACGGACATTGCGCGAGACGGGATGCTGGGCGGCCCAAACCTGACGGCGCTGCGCGAAGTGGCAGAGTTGTCGTCGGTTCCCGTCATCGCTTCGGGCGGAATCTCCCGCGTCGAGGATCTCACGGCGGTCCGGGCATTGGGGCCGCGCATCGAAGGGGCCATCGTCGGCAAGGCGCTATACGACGGCAAGCTGGATTACCGGGCTGCGGTGGCAGCTCTCGGTGCGACGCCCGGCGTGAGGCATTGAAAATATGGAGCGAGCGAGAACTGGCTCCAACGCCGGTCGTGTTACCGCTGAGGGTTCACGATTCACGAGATTGTCATGCTAACCAAACGCATCATCCCCTGTTTGGATGTCAAAGACGGACGGGTGGTCAAAGGAGTGAGCTTCGTCGATCTTCGCGATGCCGGTGACCCAGTCGAGGTCGCGACCATCTATGACCGGGAAGGCGCCGACGAGCTCTGTTTTCTGGACATTACTGCTTCCCACGAGAATCGCAAGACGATCATCGACGTTGTAGAACAGACGGCGGCGCGGGTCTTCATGCCCTTGACGGTGGGCGGCGGAGTGCGGACGTTGGATGATATTCGTGCCTTGCTCAACGCAGGAGCCGACAAGGTGAGCATCAATACGGCGGCTGTTCAGCGGCCGGAATTCGTCCGGGAAGCGGCGCAGCGCTTCGGGACCCAGTGTATCGTGGTGGCCATCGATGCCAAGCGAGTTCCAGAGCCGGGGCGATGGGAAGTGTTCACGCACGGCGGAAGGAAGCCGACCGGTCTGGAGGTCATTGAGTGGGCCCGCAAGATGGAGGCATTCGGCGCAGGTGAAATATTGCTGACCAGCATGGATCAAGATGGACGACAAAGCGGCTATGACTTGGAATTGACCGCCGCGGTGTCCGAGGCCGTGGGGATCCCGGTCATTGCATCTGGCGGGGTTGGAACGCTCGATCATCTCTATGACGGCTTTACCAAAGGCCGGGCCGATGCGGTGCTGGCGGCGTCCATATTTCACTACCGCACGCATACGATCCAAGAAGCCAAAACGTATTTGCGAGATCGAGGAGTCGCGGTTCGCTAAGGCGGACAGACGAAAGCATGGCCATGATGAATGAGCGCCCAGTTCTGACCTATGACGCGCAGGGGCTTATTCCCGCGGTGGTACAGGACTGGCTCGACGGCACGGTGTTGATGGTGGGCTTCATGAACCAGGAAGCCCTGGGCAAGACGATCGAGACCAAGACGGTCCATTTCTGGAGCCGGTCCCGCAAAAAACTTTGGCAAAAGGGGGAGACATCCGGACACGTGCTTCGGGTGAAGGATCTCTTCGTGGATTGTGACCGGGATACGATTCTGGTCAAGGCGGAGCCGGTCGGGCCAACTTGTCACACCGGGGAACGTGCCTGTTTCTTTTCGCAGTTGGATGGCCGGGGACATGTCGCGGAGCCCGTCGTTCAAGAGGCGTGGGGCGGTATTTTGGAGGCGGTTCTGCGAACGATCCGACATCGTCGAGCCCATCCCCAGCAGGATTCCTATACGACAAAGCTGTTTGAGGGAGGGCACGATAAGATCCTCAAGAAGGTGGCTGAAGAGGCGGGGGAAGTGTTGTTGGCCTCCAAGGGCGGGAAGCGGGACGAGATCATCTATGAGGTCGCGGATCTGTTCTTCCACACCTTGATGGTGCTCGGCTACCACGGCGTGGATTTGCAGGAGATTTACAAGGAATTGGGCCGGCGGTTCGGGAAGTCCGGGCTACGGTCGACGGCGGAGGACGCCTAGGATGAGCAATTGCATTTTTTGTCGGATCGTCGAGGGCGGCATTCCTGCCAAGGTTTTATACCAGGATGACAAGGCCCTGGTCTTCGAGGACATCAATCCCCAAGCTCCCGTGCATCTGTTGGTCATTCCGAAGCGTCATGTCGCCTCGGTGCATGAATGCCAGCAGGCGGACGAATCACTGATGGGCCATTTGCTTCTGACCTGCGCCAAGGTCGCGGGCATGAAAGATGTGGCGGCTAGCGGCTATCGGGTTGTGACGAACGTCGGAGCGGACAGTGGTCAGACTGTCTTCCATCTTCATCTTCACGTTCTAGGCGGCCGTCACCTGGCCTGGCCTCCCGGATGACGCCGATCCGCGGTTGGTTGACAGTCGAGCGAATCCTTTGTTAGGCTGAACGGTCAATTCTCCATCAAGTTCAACGAGTTCCGACCAGAGTTGGCTTTGGGGCGGACAGCTACGGGTACAGGCGAGGATCGCTGTGGGCCGAGGCCTGATTTCTGACGACGTCATCAACCAGATCAGAGACCGGGTCGACATCGCCGAGATCGTCGGTCAGCACGTCGCCCTGACTCGAGCCGGGCAAAACCTCAAGGGGCTCTGTCCTTTCCATCAGGAAAAGAGTCCGTCCTTCAATGTCAGTCCGTCACGGCAGATTTTCCATTGTTTCGGCTGCGGCGCTGGCGGAAACGTGTTTAGCTTTCTGATGAAGTTGACCGGCGCTCCCTTCCCGGAAGTCGTTCGAGACCTCGGTCGAAAAGCCGGTGTGGATGTTCCGGAGTCCGCCGGCGGCTATTCCAGCCAGGAACGCAATCAGATGGCGCGCCTGGAGCAACTAAATGTCGCTGCCGGCTCATGGTTTCATGGAAAGCTCTTGGAGAACCCGTCGGGTGCGCAAGCCAGGGCCTATCTCGAGGGGCGCGGGATCCTGCCTGAAACCATCGAACAGTTCCGTATCGGGTATGCGCCGGCGGAATGGGATGCACTGGCAAAGTCCATGCTGAGGGAGGGGTTCACGGCGGCCGAATTGGTCGCAGCCGGTCTTGCCGTTCCCCGTGAACAGTCAGCTGGTCAACGAGGACCAGGAACCGGTCAGTACGATCGCTTCCGGTCCAGGGTCATGTTTCCGATTCTCGACCTTCGAAAGCGCGTTGTGGCATTCGGAGGACGCGTGCTCGGCGACGGGACGCCAAAATATTTGAACTCCCCCGACACCCCGCTCTTTAAGAAGGGGCAGACGCTCTTTGCCTTGGAGGCTGCGCGCGAGGCGGCCTCTCAGCAGCAGACCCTTATCATCGTCGAGGGGTACTTTGATGCCATTGCGCTTCACCAGGCAGGGATTTGCCATGTGGCTGCCACCCTGGGGACTGCTCTCACGGCCGAACACATTACAGTCATCCGGCGATTCGCCTCAAAGGTCGTGCTGTTGTTCGATCCGGATGCTGCCGGCGTGCGGGCAGCGCTGCGGAGCTTGGACTTGTTCGTCAACAGCGGGATCGGAGTGACAGTGGTATCTTTGCCCACAGGCGACGATCCCGATACCTTTGTGAGGAAATTCGGACCCGCGGGGTTTGCAGAATTGGCGGGCCGTGCGCCGAGCCTGCTGGACTTTGCCGTCGAACATAGCCTGCAGACGGCGGAATCCGGCACGGTGGAAGATCGAATCCGCGCGGTGGATGCAGTGCTGCGGATTCTGCAGAAGGGGGCACACCCCATCGAGCGAGAGGAACGGATTCGGGTGGTCGCGGAGCGCTTGGGGCTGAGCCAACAGCGGTTGATTGATCGGTACCCCGCCTTGGTGGCCGACGACCAGCGCAAGCCCACGGTCCGGACTCAGGCCCTGCCAGTGCCTAAACCTAAGAGCCATCCGGAGGAGCGTGATTTGGCGCACTTGCTGGTGCAGGGCAGTCTGGCGCCGGCCGATGTGCGTAAGCTCGAACCAGAATCGTTTGCCGTTCCAACGATCCGGCGCATCGTTGAATCGGGACTCCGGCATGTCGGGGGAGACGGGCGTGTGGCCGTGCGGGCCCTGTTGGACGAACTGGTCGACGATCCCGAATGCGGACCGTTGGTCACGGAGTTGTCGATGGAGGAACTACATTATGACGACGTGCCCGCCCATACGGCCGGTTGTCTGGAGACGTTGGCCCGCAAGTGCCGGGAGCGGGCGTTGCACCAGTTGATTCAGGAACTCAAAGCGGCGGAGCGTGAGCGACGGGACCAGGATGTCCGTCGTTTGAACCAGCAGATTAACGAGATGCGGATGCAGAAGGCCGGCGTATCGCTGGCTGCCCTGGCACCTGCGGTGAAGGAGTAGGCATGCCGAAACAAGAATTGCTCGGCGAAGTGAAGAAGCTCATCAACCTGGGAAAAGAGAAGGGCTTCCTGACGTATGACGATCTGAACAGCACCTTGCCCGCGGACGTGGTCTCGTCGGACCAGTTCAGCACGATTATGACCATGTTCGGTGAAATGGACATCGAGATCGTGGAGTCGGCGGATACCGAGCGGCCGGCCAAGTCCAGCGACGGCGAAGAGTCGATGGAAGACAGTGAAGAAGGGGAAGCGCTCGAGGATAACGAGAAGGAAATCGATCTGACGCCAGGGGCGCTGAGCCGTACCGACGATCCGGTGCGTCTGTACCTGAAGGAAATGGGCAGCGTCGCCTTGCTGAGCCGCGAAGGCGAAATCGAGATCGCGAAACGAATCGAAGAGGGGAAGCGGGACATCGCCACGGTCGTGTACGGCCTGCCGATGACACTCGAGTTCGTCCTTAACCTTCGGGATCAGCTCAAGAACGGGAAGATCGACGTCCGTGAGATCGTGCCTGTCACTGAGACTGAAGAAGATTTCGAAGAAGAGGAAGTCGAGAAGGACTACGAGGAACTGCGGTTGAAGACGCTGGATGCGCTGAACGCGGTGCGAAAGGTCTCGGCCAGCCTCAAGTCCCTCTATGACAAGGCCCGTCACGTCGGGGCGGATCCCGCCAAGCAAAAGCGGCTCCGCAAGCAGATCGATGCGGTTCGCGTGCAGGTCGTCGACAAGATGGAGTCGGTGAATCTGCACGGTGTGCTGAAGGACCGGATGACCCAACGTGTGCGCGACCTGAACGTACTCATTCGGCAAGCGGAACGTGAAGTCGCGAGCTGCCAACGTCGATTGGGTGTCGGTGGCGAAGCGGGCGCGGAACTCCTCCGCCGGCTCTGTCGCACCCGGAAAGATGTTCTTGCCGTCAAGCGGCGGACGAGCCTTTCCGAGGAGGCGTTGGCGGACATCAAGAAGCATTATCAGGCCGCCAAGGCGCGAATCCGGCAGTTGGAAGCGGAAGAGGCCTTGGTGTCCGCTGAAGAGATCAAGGACGCGGTCAAGCATTTGGATGTGGCCGAGGAAAAGGTCAAACGCGGCAAGGCCGAACTCGTGGAAGCCAACCTCCGCTTGGTGGTCAGCATCGCCAAGAAGTACACCAATCGCGGGCTGCAGTTCCTGGATTTGATTCAGGAGGGCAACATCGGGTTGATGAAGGCGGTCGACAAGTTCGAGTACAAGCGCGGGTACAAGTTCAGCACCTACGCGACCTGGTGGATTCGGCAGGCCATCACCCGGGCGATCGCCGACCAGGCCCGCACGATCCGTATTCCAGTGCACATGATCGAGACGATCAACAAGCTGATCAGGACCTCACGCCATTTGGTGCAGAAGCTCGGCCGCGAGCCGACCCCGGAGGAAATCGCCGAGCGCATGGATCTCCCGCTCGATAAGGTCAGAAAGATTTTGAAAATCGCCCGCGAGCCGATTTCGCTCGAAACCCCGATCGGCGAGGAAGAAGACAGTCACTTGGGTGATTTCATCGAGGACAAGAAGGCCGTCTCGCCGCTTGAAGCGGCGATTCGCTACGACCTGCAGCGCCAGATCAACGGCGCGCTGGAAACGCTGACGCCGCGCGAGGAAAAGGTCCTTCGGAAGCGCTTCGGCATCGGTGAAGCCACCGACCATACGCTGGAGGAGGTCGGACAGGACTTCGAAGTGACTCGTGAGCGCATCCGCCAGATCGAGGCGAAGGCGCTCCGGAAGCTTCGCCATCCGAGCCGAAGCAAGAAGCTGCGCAGTTTCGTAGAAAGTCTGTAGCAGGGGTTCCGAGCAGTTTGACTCTCTCGGACCAGCGGCCTAGAATCACGCACCGACTCGAGATCGAACAGTTGGCGCCGAGGTGGGGGCGTCGTATCATCCTGCGCGACGCTCGCGCGGCGGTCTTGGTCATCACGCCTACTCGTGGGACTGGGCCCATAGCTCAGGTGGTTAGAGCGGCTGACTCATAATCAGCTGGTCCTAGGTTCAAGTCCTAGTGGGCCCACCATCCTGGGCGTCGAAGACTCTTTGTGCATACCGGCGCTGCCACCTGGCGGTGTTGACGATTGGAAGGAATCCGTTGGGTATTCAACTCTCTCCGCTCATCGAACTGCAGCGATTGGACCTTCGAGCCGCCGAGCTCACCGATCAGCGCCGGAAAATTCCTCAGCGTCTGGAACTGTCGGAAGCTCCGTTACGGGACGCCCGCAAGGCGCTCCAGGAGGCGACCGCTTCGACCGATGGCCTGGTGAAGGAGCGTCGGAGTCATGAAAAGGATCTCGATGCGCATGAGGACCGGATCAGCAAGATGAAGGACCGGGCTTCGCAGCTCAAGACCAACCAGGAATACCAGGCGCATCTCTTCGAGGTCGAGCTGGCGAACAAGAAGAAAGGCGAGATCGAAGAAAAGATTCTTCTCGCCATGGAACAGATCGAGCAGTTGCAGCAGAAGATAAAGGAATTCCAGGCCAAGGTCGGCGAGGCGGAAAAGCTATTCAGTGCGGAGAAGGCCACGCTGGACGAACTGGATCGTACCCTCGCAGCCGAACTCGCCGAATTGGACGTCAAGCGGCAGGCCGTATCCGTCCAGGTGGAAAAACCGCTGCTGGCCCGCTACACCAAATTGAAGTCGGCGCGAAAGGACCAGGCGCTGGCACCGTTGCGCGGGGGCATTTGCCTCGGGTGCCGGCTCCAACTGGCACCGCAGC
This region of Nitrospiraceae bacterium genomic DNA includes:
- a CDS encoding ATP phosphoribosyltransferase is translated as MTIALSKGKLLDPVLQLFEAAGYRSPGLSTESRKLVFACPDKNATLLIVRPTDVPTYVEHGAADVGVVGKDVLLEQESDVYEPLDLHVGACRIAVAALQGTASRDGWSSKIRVATKYPKITERYFNQRGVPVEIVKLYGSIELAPIVGLADRIVDLVETGSTLRAHNLAEVEVITHSTARLIVNRASLKLKHGPLTELIERLRVSVAAANNGRRAAHRS
- the hisD gene encoding histidinol dehydrogenase — protein: MPIISNSDRGFATALRKIVNRSRSQSATVEKSVRTILQAVERGGDRAVLRYTKKFDRLTLKPEQMRVTADEIKDAYYHIRKDEGDALRYAAERIIQFHERQRSKTWMYQEQSATLGQVITPMDAVGVYVPGGKAVYPSSVLMCAIPAKVAGVRRVVMCTPTPQGSINPYLLVAADIAGVDEIYRVGGVQAVGAMAFGTKTVAKVDKIVGPGNIFVATAKRLLYGTVGIDMVAGPSELLVVADGAADPAHVAADLLCEAEHDEDAQVYLVTTSMTLAKEAVKLIGAQLKGLQREKIASKSIARHFVALVVTTMDEAIEVANAVAPEHLTLSVDRPFDYLEQIRHAGALFLGRYTPPAVADYVAGPNHVLPTGATARFFSPLSVNDYVKVSNIVHYTKDELRKAKDHIVRLAHIEGFDAHAKSAQSRFS
- the hisB gene encoding imidazoleglycerol-phosphate dehydratase HisB is translated as MKKNGSASRQAAVHRATKETDIRVEWKLDGNGRGKVDTGIRFMDHMLELLAKHGFFDLTVQAKGDLDIDEHHTVEDVGIVMGKALHQALGEKGGIKRFGFASAPLDETLAQITVDLSGRPFLVYNVALPDRKIKAFDLGLFEDFFQAFVTHGGLNLHVNLLYGRNPHHIMEAIFKGLAKALDQATTVEDRLAGHVLSTKGQL
- the hisH gene encoding imidazole glycerol phosphate synthase subunit HisH, which codes for MIAIIDYGMGNLRSVHNAFVAAGCRAVVTRDPRVIADAAKVVLPGVGAFGDCMANLEQYDLIDPIRRAVASGKPFLGICLGLQVLFTESEEFGLHKGLDIIPGRVKRFEFKTGQPAGLKIPHMGWNSIEIVKPAPLFAGVPSGSHCYFVHSYYVEPTDQTVVASTTDYGGRFASAVSRENLVACQFHPEKSQSVGLQLIKNFGGWAA
- the hisA gene encoding 1-(5-phosphoribosyl)-5-[(5-phosphoribosylamino)methylideneamino]imidazole-4-carboxamide isomerase: MVIIPAIDLKDGRCVRLRQGDMAAETVYSSDVPSVARGWQRQGATIIHVVDLNGAVDGEPRNLPQIQEVLATVSVKVQVGGGIRSIDTVRRYLTAGVSRVVLGTAALTDRKFLELACDEFPRRILLGLDAKDGLVAVKGWTSVSQTKAVDLLKDLAGYALGAVIYTDIARDGMLGGPNLTALREVAELSSVPVIASGGISRVEDLTAVRALGPRIEGAIVGKALYDGKLDYRAAVAALGATPGVRH
- the hisF gene encoding imidazole glycerol phosphate synthase subunit HisF; its protein translation is MLTKRIIPCLDVKDGRVVKGVSFVDLRDAGDPVEVATIYDREGADELCFLDITASHENRKTIIDVVEQTAARVFMPLTVGGGVRTLDDIRALLNAGADKVSINTAAVQRPEFVREAAQRFGTQCIVVAIDAKRVPEPGRWEVFTHGGRKPTGLEVIEWARKMEAFGAGEILLTSMDQDGRQSGYDLELTAAVSEAVGIPVIASGGVGTLDHLYDGFTKGRADAVLAASIFHYRTHTIQEAKTYLRDRGVAVR
- a CDS encoding bifunctional phosphoribosyl-AMP cyclohydrolase/phosphoribosyl-ATP diphosphatase HisIE, with product MTYDAQGLIPAVVQDWLDGTVLMVGFMNQEALGKTIETKTVHFWSRSRKKLWQKGETSGHVLRVKDLFVDCDRDTILVKAEPVGPTCHTGERACFFSQLDGRGHVAEPVVQEAWGGILEAVLRTIRHRRAHPQQDSYTTKLFEGGHDKILKKVAEEAGEVLLASKGGKRDEIIYEVADLFFHTLMVLGYHGVDLQEIYKELGRRFGKSGLRSTAEDA
- a CDS encoding histidine triad nucleotide-binding protein, giving the protein MSNCIFCRIVEGGIPAKVLYQDDKALVFEDINPQAPVHLLVIPKRHVASVHECQQADESLMGHLLLTCAKVAGMKDVAASGYRVVTNVGADSGQTVFHLHLHVLGGRHLAWPPG
- the dnaG gene encoding DNA primase — protein: MGRGLISDDVINQIRDRVDIAEIVGQHVALTRAGQNLKGLCPFHQEKSPSFNVSPSRQIFHCFGCGAGGNVFSFLMKLTGAPFPEVVRDLGRKAGVDVPESAGGYSSQERNQMARLEQLNVAAGSWFHGKLLENPSGAQARAYLEGRGILPETIEQFRIGYAPAEWDALAKSMLREGFTAAELVAAGLAVPREQSAGQRGPGTGQYDRFRSRVMFPILDLRKRVVAFGGRVLGDGTPKYLNSPDTPLFKKGQTLFALEAAREAASQQQTLIIVEGYFDAIALHQAGICHVAATLGTALTAEHITVIRRFASKVVLLFDPDAAGVRAALRSLDLFVNSGIGVTVVSLPTGDDPDTFVRKFGPAGFAELAGRAPSLLDFAVEHSLQTAESGTVEDRIRAVDAVLRILQKGAHPIEREERIRVVAERLGLSQQRLIDRYPALVADDQRKPTVRTQALPVPKPKSHPEERDLAHLLVQGSLAPADVRKLEPESFAVPTIRRIVESGLRHVGGDGRVAVRALLDELVDDPECGPLVTELSMEELHYDDVPAHTAGCLETLARKCRERALHQLIQELKAAERERRDQDVRRLNQQINEMRMQKAGVSLAALAPAVKE
- the rpoD gene encoding RNA polymerase sigma factor RpoD; translation: MPKQELLGEVKKLINLGKEKGFLTYDDLNSTLPADVVSSDQFSTIMTMFGEMDIEIVESADTERPAKSSDGEESMEDSEEGEALEDNEKEIDLTPGALSRTDDPVRLYLKEMGSVALLSREGEIEIAKRIEEGKRDIATVVYGLPMTLEFVLNLRDQLKNGKIDVREIVPVTETEEDFEEEEVEKDYEELRLKTLDALNAVRKVSASLKSLYDKARHVGADPAKQKRLRKQIDAVRVQVVDKMESVNLHGVLKDRMTQRVRDLNVLIRQAEREVASCQRRLGVGGEAGAELLRRLCRTRKDVLAVKRRTSLSEEALADIKKHYQAAKARIRQLEAEEALVSAEEIKDAVKHLDVAEEKVKRGKAELVEANLRLVVSIAKKYTNRGLQFLDLIQEGNIGLMKAVDKFEYKRGYKFSTYATWWIRQAITRAIADQARTIRIPVHMIETINKLIRTSRHLVQKLGREPTPEEIAERMDLPLDKVRKILKIAREPISLETPIGEEEDSHLGDFIEDKKAVSPLEAAIRYDLQRQINGALETLTPREEKVLRKRFGIGEATDHTLEEVGQDFEVTRERIRQIEAKALRKLRHPSRSKKLRSFVESL